The window atcaagaaaaatatattaaaggGGAAACCCATGAGTACAACCGTTCCCTACGGAATCAAACTAAAGAGCATGAAGAGCAAATGAAGGAATACAATGATCCCAAATATGACAATCAACAATAAGAAGGCCTTGGCAAGCGAAGGCATCCACCACAAAGTTAGCCTCTCTATAAATATGTTTCTAGTCAATGCAATCAAAATTGGTCACCATCCACTTGATATCTTCAATAATAGGAACTATATTCCATGGTGTCGTACCCCGGTCCAATACTGACTGAATGACCAACTCAGAGTCACCTTCAACCATAATCTTTGTATAGCCCTTCCTCTGAGCAAAAAAAAGGCCCTCTCTGAGAGCCATAGCCTCCACTTCAGAAATAGTGGCACCATCTAGATTTAAAGCTCCACCTCCAATAATCTGCCCGTTATGATTCCTTAAGACAAATCTCACCACCATCTTGTCCCCCGCCACCGAACCATCAAAATTTAGCTTAACAAATAAATGCATTTGGTCCTCatctacaaaattacaaaaaggaCACATCTTATCactattaattattaattacaaTATGACTTAATCTTTTTCTAGTTTGAAGTCTATCACGAATGAACAACCACTCAAACATCTTAACTTTAGGAGGAATATAAAGTTTCCACATCTTATTAATTAACTTATGCTTTGTAGATTGAGTCAACGTCCCTTTCTGGATCCAAGTAGCTGATTTAACAGATAACCTACCATTTGTATTTGGACCCCAAACTAGGACATCTTTGGAATCCTACAAAGGAATTGTAATATCACAAATTTTCCTCATCACAATCTCATTACTAACCACTTGCGAAAGCTTTCTCCTATCACAACAATAATTATCAATAAATTCATTAACTTTCAAGTCCCAATTAATGTTTTGGTTGTCAGTATTAGGTAAGAGATGGAATAATAGGTAAGGAAAATCCTAATTATGGGACCAAAACAAAATGTCCTTACCATTACCCACTCTCCATCTCATACCCTTAAGAATAACATCCATATTTTTCAAGATACCTTTCCAAGCAAAAGAACgattttgtctaattttattATCTAGAAAATTTTCCTTTCTAAGATACTTATTTTTTACTAACTTCACCCACCAGTTATCCTCCTTAGTCCTTACCTGCCAACCCAATTTAGCAAGACAAGTATTATTAAAATGATCAAGTCTTATAACTCCCAAACCTCCCATTTTCTTAGGAGCATAGACCAAGTCCCAAGCCACTAGAAAGATTTTATTGTCCCTACCCTAGAAAGGTTCCCTACACTCTTTATTAATCTTATTGACAATCTTGTCAAGACACTTAAAGTAAGACATAACATGATTAGGCATACCCTATAGATTAGAGTTAATTAAAGTAAGCCTCCCCGCTCTCGAAAGAGTGCTTGCTTTCCAACCAGCTAATTTTTGCTTAACCCTCTTTAGTAACTCATTCCCATTAACGTGGTCTTTCCAGAAAACAATATTATGAATTCCTAGATACTTGCCAATAGTAGTTTTATGTTGAATATGtaaaatatcaacaatatcAATTCTAGTTGGAGAAGTGGTATTCTTGAAAAAAATACCAGGACGACTTATGAAAGTTTATTTGTTGGCCCGCCGCTTCAGAAAACATTTAAGGATTTGAAGAATATTCCTCACACCCCAAGGCGTGGCCTTAGCAAATAGGAGACAGTCATCAGCAAACACTAGATTAGAGATTTTAAATCCTCTAGGTGAGGAAAAAAATACCAATATGAGACTTCAAATTATTTGTTAGGGTATTGAGGTATTTAATTAAAAGTTCCATGCAAATGATGAAATTATAAGGGGACAAGGGGTCCCCTTGTCTAATTCCCCGCTTCGGATAAAGATAACTATGAGGTCGCCCATTTATAAGCAcagagaaggaaggagaagtAATACATTCCATAACTTATTCAACCCAACGATTATCAAAACCAAATCTAAGAAGAACATACCGAATGTAATCCCAGTTTAAGTAATCATATGCCTTTTCCAAATCCAGCTTAACACCCATAGCTCTAGTTCTTCCTTTCATCCTATTGAAACCAGCAAACATTTCATGAGCAATAAGAATATTATCTTGAATGGCTCTACCCAGAGCAAAAGTACCTTGATTTTGAGAGATGCAAAGATCCAACAGAGGTTTTAGTCGTTTAATGATGATCTTTgtgataattttataattttataactaaCATTACACAAACTAATAGGCCTATAGTCACTAACAGTTTCCGAATTATCTATTTTATAAACTAAAGTGATGTTAGTATGATTTATGAGTCTTAAGCTGGAACCATTTTGGAAAAAATCTTTGACCAAACATGAAACAGATTCCCTAATTTGGTCCCAGCAACCATGAAAAAAGGCCATACTTAAACCTTCAAGACTCGGGGCTTTAAGAGCTCCAATACTACTCACAGCATCCCAAATTTCCTCGTCTATAACAATAGACaacaaaatttcattatgatGATTAGAAACACAAGGTTTAATGATATCCGTTAAATTACTTAAGTCAGCACCCGAGGGAAGACTGTCAGAAGAAAAATGCTTTTTAAAATCGTGTACAAAAACCTATTCAAGGCCCTGACCAACAAACCACCAAAAACCATTCTCATCTTTGACTTTTgtaatttcattcattttcttacGAATAGTAGCCACAGTTTGAAAGAATTTAGTATTCTTATCCCCAAGTTGCAGCCAATTAGTTTTAGCTCTCTGGACCCACATAATTTCTTCACAAAGTAACACATGATTTAATTCATCTCAAAGAGATTTTTCCATCATCAAATCAACAGAGTTGTTACTCATAATTTGCTTTTGAAACTCATCAATTTCATTTAacaattctttctttttctcctttaaATTGCCAAAAGTGTCCTTGTTCCATTAACAAGCGAGAAATTTAAACTTACCAGCACACACTCTGAATTTATCTTTAGGATTAATAGCAGGGTCACAATGTCAAGAATTTTGCACAAACGTTTTAAACTAAGAATGATTAAGCCACATAGCCTCAAATTTAAATGAGAAGTAGTTATTCTTCTCCTCACTAGAATTTAGAGATAATAAAATATGACTATGATCAGAACCAAAAATAGGATAGTTATGCAAATGATAATTAGGGAACATATCTAACCATAAAGGGTTAGCCACCACCCTATCCAATCTCTCGAAAACAACCTTATGATCCGTATGACAATTAGTCCAAGTAAAAGGAACTCCATAAGCATTTAAAGACAAAAGGTTgccaagattaagaaaattgataaaattgttCATGACCGTGGTATGGGTTTGATTACCTCCAACCTTCTCTTAAAGATTAACAATATTGTTAAAATTTCCAACTAAGCACCAAGGACTATGAATTGGATCTAACTTGAGGACCTCCTCCCACAGGTCACACTGCATATGTTTTTTAGGAAAGGCATAAATGAAAGTAACTAATTGCTCTAAATTAGTAACTAAGTCCTTCACAGAATAATGGATATATCTCAGACTAGTTCCCGCAAAGAGACCTGGTAGTAGTTGTTATGTAGACCCGCTTATGCATTTATAGGATTTGAATTTAATGTTTGGACTTACAAGTCTTGGTGGTTATTTTAAGGCCTTGATTTTTCTTCCCGTAACTGGACCATTTAAATCGTTTTAAGCGTGCTAAGCGTGCAAATGTAGTTAATTAAGCATTTGGTGTAATCCACTTAAGCCCAAATGGTGTTGGGCTAGGATTTAAGGGGACTGTTAAGAAAGTATACGACTATTAGgatttaattttacaatttgaGTACCACACGCTACTTTTTGCTAGCTAGTACTATCTATcatctattttattatttacacatttcttttcaattttcgattgtcgaattgaatgaattgaagaagatcaatagtaaaaaattaacaaaaatatgtgGAAGGTAAAAATAGGTTTCTAAATAGCACTATCCAACAATTGTTTTAAAGATGTGATCAAAACCATATGAAACAAACATGGATCGATGCAAATTTTGGATATGTTGTAAGTATACATGTCCAGCAAACATCAATAAAATATTATGGCCAGATCATGTGTGATTTATTTATGATGCGGTGTAACTACGTCTACATTAGGGTTTCACTAGCCTAATATTGGAGGTTTGGTAACGcgatgttttggataattgtttGAGGGAAGAGATGGCTTTGTCATCATTAACTGTGATCAATATATCGTCAACATAACTAAGAAGAGCAGTAAGAGACTTTCCTTGTTTACGAGTGAAGAGAGAGTAGTTTGCTTTAGACTAAACATAACCAACTGGGTGAACaacttccatgaactttgcaaaccattggcgagaggcttgcttgaggccatagAGTGATTTGTTAAGGTGAAACACTAAGTTCTCCCTCTGTCGCTGAAAATCAGGTGGAGAAGACCAATGGTGTAGCtagaattttcaaataatggggCCATAATATCAACTAAAAAAACTTTATTAGGCCATTTCGTCAAGCACCTAGTCGGCTCCTGCCAATTCGTACCAACATATGCCGAAAGCTTATGCTAACATATGTCGAAAACTACTATTATTTTTAGAGGTTTGTCGAGGGTGGATGTATGATATTGTGGAGTAGTGTTGAAGACTGCTAAGACTTTTCAACTAAGGTTCATCAAGCTCATGGTGCACAAAATAGAGTTGcacacaagaaaagaaaaaatgaagacAAATATGATAGAAGATAGAAGAAGTAGGAGGAGGATGCTGTAACTTAGTTTGTCTTAACTATTTATGGGTCAAATACAATAcacaaacaaatatattttgACGTTGTTAAGGTCAAGGGCAACCAATAACCCCATACTGGCTCCGCCACTGGAGAAGGACAACAAGCTGATTAAGTGACATATTACGTGCAGCGGCAGGAGCAGCAACAAACTACATCCACCTCATTCTTATGTGGATATCCACATAAGAACCAGCAGGCGACAAACAGCATCCATAGAAAAGCTTTCTTACATCATTATATCCTTTTCTCCATCTAATTTTATTTGCAATCAACAACCAACATTTCGCGTCAATTCAATTCTACATAGCTTTTAAACCCTAATTTgagcttcttcttttttcagcACTTCAAATGTAGAAGACACTCTTTTactcttggagaagaaaatagaaaatacatTGTACATGAATTAACATCTCCTACTACTGAAGCAAATGCTACTCCATGAAATGACACcaattatttaataaaagaGCATTATAAACTCTCAGTTGCAACTGTCACTGAAATTCCAGAGATTACATAAAAAGCCATCTCTTCCAAAAATTTACCGCAAAGTTCTTACTTTCTTGCAATTACAAGCATCTTCCTCCATATCCTGCATTTCTATATAGTGCTTGCTTTATGTCTTCAGAAGTTACCATTGTTCTCTGATCAAAATCCTGTTTCCAGAACAACAATGAATCACCAGAcaataaaaaacattaatttaatactTTTCCAACTACGCAATCCACAAACAGATTCTATAGATATATATTATTGGAAAGCCAAAAAATACCCAGTGCCATTGTGGCATCAGAAAACAAGGAGAAAAAAAGGCAATTCACATACCTCTGAACAAGAAGCTTGCATTGCAAATTCATTGAAGCAGCTAATAACACACTGTTGAATCTGAAGGCCTAAGGCTTCCAAGGTAGATACTGTAGATAACAACAGCCCTGGCTTTCCTGTACAGCATATGTCAATCTTGGTGTCCACATTCCTCCTTTGCACATCAAACTGCAAATCAGTACCACAGCAATGTCAATTCaggattactttttttttagtgaTATTCTAATTTAATCTAAACTGCAGGGCAGGGGACTCAAAATTGGGTGCAGAAAGAAGAGCACAAACTGCTCTAGTCAACTCGGCTACGTCATTTTGAGATTTAAATTTGAGGATTTAAGAAGTGCTTGAAGTTGATGCGTTGCAGAGTACATACCTTAGGTGAGTTCCTGACTAGCATTTCATTTGGTTTTATATCCTTGAAAAGGCTCATCACATTTAACTGATCTGGATCTGCTTCAATTTCTTGTTGCAAATTGTTGATTCTCTCCAGGAGCTCCTTCATGTAATCTATAGTGTCTCCAAGTATAGATGTTCTATCCATCTACAAaccattttaataaattaagcAAGAAAATTAGCCTCTGTATTCAACGTTAATATCTACATGCATTCTGGAAAAATGGGGTTAATTGAACTTAATTACCTTACTTATCTTGGGCACAATTGATCTTAGCATCGAAAGCCGGTCGTTCAAtcgctttcttcttcttctctcagcCATTAGATTCTTTGATGGCTGCCCCTGCAACTTCTTATTATTAGCTCTGGTATTTCTCTCCACACACATTCCTATGTTGAAAGCTGGGACTTGGTCAGGGGACTGAGTTGGCTCCACTTTGCAGCCAGCAGCTTCAGCTTGAGTCTCCAAGTTGTGCATTTCATCACCAGGGAAACCcaactcttcttcttcaagcatGGACCATGGATTGTCTTCCGGGACCGGAAACGGTGGTGTGTCGAGGGTGTTATAGGATGAATCAGTGACCTGCTGGTGAGCTGAGAGCAGTGCTTCATCAGTAATGCCAAAGCCTAAGGGATAGTAGACTTCTTGATTGACGGTGGTGTTACTGTTGAAGTTGCTGCTGTTAAAGTTGGGTTCAAATGAAGGTGAGAAATCATGGGTGCAGGAAGAAATTGGGAGGAAAGAAGATGAAGGGTTTTGTTGATCAAAGTAATCAAAATTTCCCCAGCTACCACTACTAGACaacaattcattcatttcagTTGGAATATTGGTTTCCCATGTACTGCTACTACTACTGTCTCTTCTTAGAGCTAATAACTCCTCTAAGAAACCATGTTCATTcaactccatctctctctctctctctctctctctctctctctctctctctctctctctctcttgtggGAATGTTGATGTTAGGTTAGTGCCCTGATAACAAGATGCACCAAGTGGAATATTTATATAGGAACGAGTTTTCAAAAGGCTTCCATTATTATAATACGTTTCACttctattattttgtttatttattttaggaCCCTCAAAAACCTAAGATTAATATGGAATCTCTCTCAGCTAATACTCCTTGCTATTGTTCATGATTATACATAATACTATTTAACTTCTTACATTACATGGAGgagaattcttctttatttgcaaACCACGCGTGTGTAGAAATGACTTAAGCATATTTGATGTAGTCAAACGGTTCAAGCAGCACGCTTTTCTTTTTATACGCAAGttcgaattttttttaacacgttaaattgtaatttgcatgaaaaagcAGCTGAACTAAGAAGACAAGTATCCTTTGTCTAAAGGAGGGATTTCAAGTCTTTTTCACCGAAATCTCTGCAATCAAAACAACACACAATATAAAATTGATATGCTCCGAAAACTTTGACCCACACTTTCAAAGGATGGGGTTAGCATTATAGACCCTGTCCGGTTCTTTGTATGCTTGAGCTCAGTAATATTACCTGGTCACGAGAGATTTTCAGTGTGTTGGAATACTACTCGGTACAAtaagtattataatataagtggtttaatatttaaaaaataaataaaattcaactacttgtattataatatttaatgtaTTAAACTGTGTTTTCGGCATACTGAAAAATTTTTCCACAATCAtaaattttctctctctcttgagaAAAATGGCTGAGTTGGGTCCCATGCAACAATGCCTCCAAAATTTGGGTGAGCTCACTAATTCAAATTAGTTGGTGGGCCTCGTTTGTTTTCTTTCTGCCTCTTATTACTAAAGTTAGAATTATTCGTCGACATTTGTTTTTAATCTTCCTGTGCAACTAATAACTTGATTATTCTCTTCCTTTTCGTTTTGAGATTTAGTAGATAGATCGTGGGTTTTTCCTTCTGTCCTCACCTATGTACATGAATCAAGAGTGTAGAACATTTATTGATCATTTTGATGACGGTCTCTTTAACAAAGATGAACATCATTTTGGTTAGCAGCCATTAAAAGTGGTCTACATAACACCAgtcaaaataaaactttaatgGTAACTTTCCAGCACTACTAGGTTAAGTACTTTTGTAGGTACCATATCGAGTTACACTTTGCCAGGTATTTAAAGTTTTTgtttacaattaaaattttgtcaTCCAAGAGAAATTTTAACTAGGTGGTAATTACTAATCAATCAGCATCTCACATCGCAAGAAAGTCTTCATTGAATAATTGTAATTAAGAGTAATTGCTAAGAAATTTGTATCGTACCACCTTTTTAATATGGCtagaatttaaaaatactaGTGGTATCCCTAAGGTTATCTTAATTGTAAATACCATTGTATATTAAAATAGTGGTTAGCTAAAGACCTATTTTGGcattgtgtttgtgtgtgtttttAGTATTTCATGAATATGTATAGAGGCTGCATAGTCTATCATGTGTGGCTGTTAGCGTTTGGCTCATACCACCAATGCACAAATTGACATTAAACATATGGGGCAATTTGTGTTGCATATATGAATCCTTAGTACTAGTATACTCCTATCAAAACAACGGTTCTTTGGTAGCTTGTGGATTTACCAAGTCGACAATATTACTATCGTTTACATTAGCAATTTTCTTGGTCGGTAAGCTGGGAATCTGAATAAAACTTGTAATTTGAGAGTGGCGACATAGAGCCCCATCCAAATGCTGGTACAGGGTGTTTGACTTCGCAGCTTTTATGAGATATTGTATCCTTGTCCAACTGTAGTCATGGACTGGTGCCACACAATGTGTAAGACACACGGCCGCAAAGGATAAGTACTCCGttagataaatatatatatatatatatatatttaacaaTACAAGCAATTGTACAGGGTTTAGTACTATCTGGTGAAGGAGAAACATGATTTTAACAATAAATGTTTATGTTGCAAAACTGTAAACTTAAACTGTATATTCAAGTGAAGATCAAACGACTTAGTGGTATTAAGATCAATGTTTTGACATTATAAGTATATGTCATTTTGTTATCAAACAGAATAGTACTAtgataaaataacatttttctttaattgtGTATAGGTAGGTATGATACTTCTGCTAGATTAGGCTCTAGCTTCCTCATTACAAAGTTGGATTGCATCCACACCATGTGTAGCTCTAACTTTTTTCTCGGTGGAGTTCTTACAATTTTGCAGATGGGTGGTACATCCATGCAGGGGTACATTATATATCCTtcattttgttattaatttttagagTCTTATAAAAATACCCTCCACTGTCAGAGTATTTTGCAAGGAAtctaatattatatataattctaTATACAGCAGCTGTTTTAAGGGTTAAACAATGGAGATAAGCCTAATTACGTTAGCCAAAAGACAAAGGTGGGATCTATAAACCTAAAATTGAGTCTGGTTTATGGGTAGAATTGTTGAGCTGTATGGAAACGTGAGCTAGAAACTAAAATTGATTCTGGTTTATTTAGCCAAGGGCAGACAAATTGTGTGTTTTGCTACTAATTAAGTTTAAAGACTATAAGTACTTATTTATGAACCCGAAATGCTACGAGCAATCTGAGCCacatgctaaaaaaaaaaaaaaaaacaagcagCAGTGAACAGATAGTTGTTGACATGTGGTGAAGAGTCCAGCGAGCTAGCTACTTAACCTAGTAATTATGCAGCTGGGTGCATGTTATGCACAAACGCGCTAAAGATTAGTTATGATTAATTAAATGAAACACCAGTTCCCTCGATCATAAgaaattagggaaaaaaaaaagaaggcaaGTAATTCTCTTTAAAAACATTGTACCGagataaaaacatataaatattCAGGTGGCAAGAGAAAAGGTTGCATTTGGTTTCTATTGAAGTTTGAGTTTCTATttgatactgttgactctttgCTATTTTCTTAGCATCCTAGCTGCCATTCTAGGTATGAAATGATGAAACATCTAACAAATGATTAAAACTTGTTAGAAACTAAGGGAAAAGGATCATTGTCGTGATCTCacccattcatcgtacatcatgcgatcagaaattatttttaaatttaaaatttaaaattaaatatgaataatttttaataaaaactgattgcacgatatacaatgaacaaatGAGATCACAAGATCCCTAGAAAAAAAATACGGATCCTTTTCCGAAACTAAGAACCATTGCAATGATGGTAAAgtcaatttgaaatttaatatACGTTTCGTACTCGAGGCTATTTGTTCGATGTTAATCCTAAGGGTTATATTACTGGATTGAAATcctcaaaaataaaatgatgaaattAGACATAAAAGAAAGATATATAAGGTatacaattgttttttttcttttttaataaagaagATATCTCACTACATACATATTGATAGCAAATTAATCGATCATCCTCCCACGCAGTCGCGCTAaacaacattttctttttttaattgttgataAACAGTTTTCAAGCATATACATTAAGATTAATTTGTGTTCCACTTTGGGAATGAGCTCGCTCCACTTTTTGATATAGATCAATCATATATTGACACGTGTGCAATATTTTAAAACGAAAA of the Pyrus communis chromosome 1, drPyrComm1.1, whole genome shotgun sequence genome contains:
- the LOC137720482 gene encoding transcription factor bHLH93-like, which translates into the protein MELNEHGFLEELLALRRDSSSSSTWETNIPTEMNELLSSSGSWGNFDYFDQQNPSSSFLPISSCTHDFSPSFEPNFNSSNFNSNTTVNQEVYYPLGFGITDEALLSAHQQVTDSSYNTLDTPPFPVPEDNPWSMLEEEELGFPGDEMHNLETQAEAAGCKVEPTQSPDQVPAFNIGMCVERNTRANNKKLQGQPSKNLMAERRRRKRLNDRLSMLRSIVPKISKMDRTSILGDTIDYMKELLERINNLQQEIEADPDQLNVMSLFKDIKPNEMLVRNSPKFDVQRRNVDTKIDICCTGKPGLLLSTVSTLEALGLQIQQCVISCFNEFAMQASCSEDFDQRTMVTSEDIKQALYRNAGYGGRCL